A single window of Candidatus Chlorobium masyuteum DNA harbors:
- a CDS encoding MvaI/BcnI restriction endonuclease family protein, translated as MRLSTLQSIMRNKGCRTIYAKVLAANDNRKQQVYFGGDFQAINIIPFATIAPDPAKPHIFKAPLDYWWLSDDGSLHNAPRAQLILYPQYPEVRFSGFLQGCSAAPSELMDERLRLAGRILFLGISPDGRIIGYLCHPESELAREFASLGELPRSGVFLEPGTGAGVLDERSLLIGKLREIHQKGWIRSRKLGSNGIILPCEAPNCGGMTLEAELDIIPNSRSEPDYLGYEVKQYSVTNFQKINGGVLTLMTPEPTGGYYRSAGIEAFIRKFGYPDMTGAADRGDRLNFGGVHKVGEYHRLTNLQIVLKGFDAIKGKIIDATGGISLMNSEGEEAAVWGYAEIMAKWNRKHNKAVYIPSQCLQSPERQYWYGNLIRIGTGTDFLKYLQAMAEGKVYYDPGIKLENASTTPRTKQRSQFRIKSSNLPALYHSMDIVDLNEG; from the coding sequence ATGAGATTATCGACATTGCAATCGATCATGCGAAACAAGGGTTGCCGGACGATCTACGCGAAGGTCCTCGCAGCAAATGACAACCGGAAGCAACAGGTCTATTTTGGCGGTGATTTCCAGGCTATCAACATTATTCCCTTTGCAACAATAGCTCCAGATCCAGCCAAGCCTCATATATTCAAGGCACCACTCGATTACTGGTGGCTTTCCGATGACGGAAGTTTACACAATGCTCCCCGAGCCCAACTTATACTCTATCCCCAATATCCGGAAGTAAGATTTTCCGGCTTCCTCCAGGGCTGTTCTGCCGCCCCCTCAGAGCTTATGGACGAGCGCCTGAGACTGGCCGGGCGCATCCTTTTTCTGGGGATATCTCCCGACGGCAGAATTATCGGTTATCTGTGTCACCCGGAGAGTGAACTTGCAAGGGAGTTTGCTTCTCTCGGAGAGCTGCCCCGAAGCGGAGTTTTTCTTGAACCCGGTACAGGAGCCGGAGTCCTTGATGAAAGATCGTTACTCATCGGGAAATTGAGAGAGATCCATCAGAAAGGCTGGATCCGGTCAAGAAAACTGGGCAGCAACGGTATTATCCTGCCCTGCGAAGCTCCAAATTGTGGCGGGATGACACTCGAAGCAGAACTGGATATCATTCCCAACAGCCGTTCTGAACCGGACTATCTTGGCTACGAAGTAAAGCAGTACAGTGTCACCAACTTTCAGAAGATAAACGGTGGAGTACTGACTCTCATGACCCCCGAACCGACGGGTGGTTACTACCGGAGTGCCGGTATTGAAGCGTTCATCAGGAAATTCGGATATCCCGATATGACCGGTGCCGCTGATCGTGGAGACAGGCTGAATTTCGGGGGAGTTCACAAAGTGGGGGAGTATCACCGTCTGACAAACCTTCAGATTGTGTTGAAGGGGTTTGACGCCATCAAGGGAAAGATCATCGATGCAACGGGTGGAATATCGCTGATGAACAGTGAGGGTGAAGAGGCAGCGGTATGGGGATATGCTGAAATTATGGCCAAATGGAACCGGAAGCACAACAAGGCTGTCTACATCCCGAGCCAGTGTTTACAGTCACCCGAACGGCAATACTGGTACGGCAACCTGATCCGTATCGGCACAGGAACTGATTTTTTGAAGTACCTGCAGGCTATGGCCGAAGGGAAGGTCTACTACGATCCGGGTATCAAACTTGAGAATGCATCAACCACTCCACGCACCAAACAGCGAAGCCAGTTTCGCATAAAATCATCCAATCTCCCTGCACTCTACCACAGCATGGATATTGTCGATTTGAATGAAGGATAG
- a CDS encoding DNA methyltransferase, with product MNLVGDKSVHLVITSPPYWQLKDYGTDAQIGFHDSYESYINNLNLVWKECERVLYPGCRLCINIGDQFARSVYYGRYKVIPIRTEIIKFCETIGLDYMGAVIWQKVTTTNTTGGASIMGSFPYPRNGILKLDYEFILIFKKPGDAPKPTKEQKEHSAMTTEEWNTYFSGHWNFAGAKQDGHIAMFPEELPHRLIKMFAFQDDTVLDPFMGSGTTALAAKNLDRNSIGYEINPEFIEIAKTKLNSNQQDFAGTVYEFLNDTVTGDFASAIEQLPYRFTDPHKLDKKLDPRKLTFGSRIDNTGSAQREELFTVREILSPEKVRLSNGLTVKLIGIKQEPFMHDRAVGYLVEKIQGKRIFMKYDRMKYDSENNLLCYLYLENKTFVNAHLIKSRLVGIDSSYDYKQKEKFLTLSEQLNG from the coding sequence ATGAATCTTGTTGGCGACAAGTCGGTTCACCTTGTGATCACCTCACCGCCATACTGGCAGCTCAAGGACTATGGCACGGACGCACAGATCGGTTTTCATGATAGTTACGAGAGCTATATCAACAATCTGAATCTTGTCTGGAAGGAGTGTGAGCGGGTGCTCTATCCGGGATGTCGTCTCTGCATCAACATCGGAGACCAGTTTGCCCGTTCGGTCTACTACGGCAGGTACAAGGTTATTCCGATCCGGACGGAGATTATAAAGTTCTGTGAGACTATCGGTCTGGACTACATGGGTGCGGTAATCTGGCAGAAGGTAACAACGACCAATACTACCGGTGGAGCTTCAATTATGGGGAGCTTTCCTTATCCGCGTAACGGTATTCTCAAACTTGACTATGAGTTCATCCTGATTTTTAAAAAACCGGGAGATGCTCCAAAGCCGACCAAAGAACAGAAAGAGCACTCGGCAATGACCACGGAGGAGTGGAACACCTATTTTTCAGGCCACTGGAACTTTGCCGGAGCAAAACAGGATGGTCACATTGCCATGTTTCCGGAAGAGCTTCCTCATCGTCTCATTAAAATGTTTGCTTTTCAGGACGATACGGTGCTTGACCCGTTTATGGGAAGTGGCACTACAGCTCTCGCTGCAAAAAATCTTGACCGAAACTCTATCGGGTATGAAATCAACCCCGAGTTTATCGAGATAGCCAAAACAAAGCTCAACAGCAACCAGCAGGATTTTGCCGGGACAGTATATGAGTTTCTGAATGACACGGTAACGGGTGACTTTGCCTCTGCGATTGAACAACTGCCTTACCGGTTTACTGACCCTCACAAGCTCGATAAAAAACTGGATCCGCGAAAACTCACCTTTGGTTCACGGATTGATAATACTGGTTCAGCACAGCGGGAAGAGCTGTTTACGGTCAGGGAGATTCTCAGCCCCGAGAAGGTGCGCTTATCCAACGGGTTGACGGTGAAACTGATTGGTATCAAGCAAGAGCCCTTTATGCACGACCGTGCTGTCGGCTATCTGGTTGAAAAAATTCAGGGAAAGCGGATATTCATGAAGTATGACCGGATGAAATACGACAGCGAGAATAACCTTCTCTGTTATCTCTACCTTGAAAATAAGACTTTCGTCAATGCGCATCTGATCAAAAGCAGGCTGGTCGGTATTGACAGCAGCTATGATTACAAGCAGAAGGAGAAATTTCTAACCCTGTCAGAACAACTCAATGGCTAA
- a CDS encoding MjaI family restriction endonuclease, which yields MAKEWILNSAMNRFQLNFKRNVGPTSESIRTCAPKSVEEWREYYYAHVKPEEHIVDLGKKLYVKITEVIAAEVEAVSEEDCITYMKQLVIDRTFDGYMTEIKTVYGQLERQLGVKIEPASDEWDRLFNVDFYIKAGEKFIGLQIKPISFSGGTQLPEIFKEKSIQSETHQRFTEKFGGKVFYIYSYKSGEKKEIYNKDVIDEIKAEMSRLGLV from the coding sequence ATGGCTAAAGAGTGGATACTGAACAGCGCAATGAACCGCTTTCAGCTTAATTTCAAGCGAAACGTCGGACCAACTTCCGAGTCTATCAGAACGTGCGCACCCAAATCAGTCGAGGAGTGGCGAGAGTATTACTATGCCCATGTCAAGCCCGAAGAGCATATTGTTGATCTCGGGAAAAAACTCTACGTCAAGATAACCGAGGTGATTGCTGCGGAGGTTGAGGCGGTATCAGAAGAGGATTGCATCACCTACATGAAGCAGCTTGTCATTGACCGGACGTTTGATGGTTACATGACTGAAATCAAAACGGTTTATGGTCAACTGGAGCGCCAGCTCGGAGTGAAAATAGAACCGGCTTCTGACGAGTGGGACAGGTTGTTCAATGTTGACTTTTACATCAAGGCAGGGGAGAAGTTTATCGGACTCCAGATCAAGCCAATCTCGTTCAGTGGAGGAACACAGCTTCCCGAAATTTTCAAGGAAAAATCAATTCAGTCAGAGACTCACCAGCGATTCACCGAGAAGTTTGGCGGGAAGGTATTCTATATCTACTCGTATAAAAGCGGTGAGAAAAAAGAGATCTACAACAAGGATGTTAT